Proteins encoded by one window of Streptosporangiales bacterium:
- a CDS encoding transposase — protein sequence VERRFCHLKQWRGLATRYDKLAIVYHAAAVLNAVIAWTTHLRDTA from the coding sequence GTCGAACGCCGCTTCTGCCACCTCAAGCAGTGGCGCGGCCTCGCCACCCGCTACGACAAACTCGCCATCGTCTACCACGCCGCCGCCGTCTTGAACGCTGTCATCGCCTGGACCACGCATTTACGAGACACGGCCTAG